In the genome of Dermacentor silvarum isolate Dsil-2018 chromosome 1, BIME_Dsil_1.4, whole genome shotgun sequence, one region contains:
- the LOC119436355 gene encoding uncharacterized protein LOC119436355: MMRLTDWGIAPSSTYDVRIEGYCEISGKFVATADILDRLNRTRILCVDGKSYKLVGPFDRVSGEEGNIPSRILDAFVHGVPRNWRQVIRGWSEQESKTKGRGSREAKSRSKHPDHHPQRYADRRFQKVHRDGASNSQQHRHQRQSRATFASVPSLTKQQSTLKSGAGIAGSHEAESTSKRPYHPPQCCYADGRFQKMQRDGAPNFQQHRHQRQSRATFASVPSLTKQQSTHKSGAGITGSHEAESTQKHPDHPPQCCSADGRFQKMQRDGAPNFQQHRHQQQSRATFVSVPSLTKQQSTHKSSEGIAGSHEAESTLKHPDHPQCYSADGCFQKMQRDGAPNFQQHRHQRQSRATFVSVPSLTKQQSTLKSGEGIAGSHEAESTLKHPDHPPQHCSADGHFQKMQRDGAPNFQQHRHQRQSRATFISVPSLTKQQSTLKSGEGIAGSHEAESMLKHPEHPPQRCSADGQFQKMQRDGASNSKQHRHQRQSHATFASVPSLTKQQSALKSDTVSAGSYTYPMLLKEVRIVIERLPAAILLETMNGASAVGPSSSTLSRVPRSGEKTRNQSTLTQASFSGKARCKVEKELGATMGTPLRSRSCPAMQARAHDVPGDGVCTRARSASAQRNLRSTKKDKQPTRYVNAQIKETSTCKTQLKRRSISGNTGKKRAAFLKPVSVTASPVAQLALPVLATRTYRKERSHQGQRKGTKQKEKLMLEKRHTACGMEQTGIQLISSKLNILPARQQKETKGLGECTSTIIGKQYSLRTNNKSSNTELNAARQKLDNKSSLSEHQHEAAEENNIVPTEHESKHSESACVQTRSGGHYYPSKNTEPKGKLGAKSLEVLPAKHKLNLDSVQSAASGKQQTGVPHRSRMSHDNTFAQQQKATDSREECSSTINQQRPSCTRSKTDSADSIPVPAKQKLDGKKSSGTQKKPARKSNCHPEGQEERRYSTRSCAVARHKLATKSLRDLPAKHKLKLGTSHCTAGGDGKQQTAAVRRSCTSGKSMVTKQEKATADEAPQRSPIVRSRRASSAKFNTGSAGSVSGKGEQKLSVSSSGRQDDTASQRRAPKRKHSLASSPDLLPIKKTFRDISSTNVAARADTGSTAGEQKQSETSTGLQEDVCSKNQRETSIKSVATSSSATLPKKPTTGDISKAKAVKSGHVKKHSNGTGRKRGKQQMSVKVHSTGSHADSLRQHSGEGANTSKSEIQVEQMASESQTTPELDLPSTWKMGHSEQVEPSTKPEQCKRGRSTNARSQDPKSKATESTEALLAITARKGTLKRKAQIKKLTDALAAKEACDDIYQSQASPANIPDYFVIQEPWDDLSDFQASRMTTPVPNSPHLSPGKSQFSFSTVSTASTSESPRTIAAIIQSIRKQGHAVNLKSSTPKSRYTKKNQNVKTVAQGLRNLEAMLEKERLKENCEDSDEESEDSDFESSQDDEQFPFN; encoded by the coding sequence ATGATGCGCTTGACAGACTGGGGAATTGCACCTTCTAGTACCTATGACGTTCGGATCGAGGGTTATTGTGAAATAAGTGGCAAGTTCGTGGCTACAGCAGACATTCTTGATCGTCTGAATAGAACACGAATCCTGTGTGTTGACGGCAAGAGCTATAAGCTTGTGGGACCGTTCGACCGAGTTTCGGGTGAGGAAGGAAACATTCCGTCCAGAATACTCGACGCATTTGTGCATGGTGTGCCGCGGAACTGGAGACAAGTCATACGTGGTTGGTCGGAACAGGAATCCAAAACAAAGGGCCGGGGTAGCCGTGAAGCCAAAAGCAGGTCGAAGCACCCAGACCACCACCCTCAGCGTTATGCTGATAGACGCTTTCAGAAGGTGCATCGAGACGGTGCGTCCAACTCCCAGCAGCACAGACATCAACGACAGAGCCGTGCTACATTCGCCTCGGTGCCTTCGTTAACCAAGCAGCAATCAACTCTCAAAAGCGGCGCGGGCATTGCCGGTAGCCATGAAGCCGAAAGCACGTCGAAGCGCCCATACCACCCTCCTCAGTGTTGTTATGCCGATGGACGTTTTCAGAAGATGCAGCGAGATGGTGCGCCTAATTTCCAGCAGCACAGACATCAACGACAGAGCCGTGCTACATTCGCCTCGGTGCCTTCGTTAACCAAGCAGCAATCAACTCACAAGAGCGGCGCGGGCATTACCGGTAGCCATGAAGCCGAAAGCACGCAGAAGCACCCAGACCACCCTCCTCAGTGTTGTTCTGCTGATGGACGTTTTCAGAAGATGCAGCGAGACGGTGCGCCTAATTTCCAGCAGCACAGACATCAACAACAGAGCCGTGCTACATTCGTCTCGGTGCCTTCGTTAACCAAGCAGCAATCAACTCACAAGAGCAGCGAGGGCATTGCCGGTAGCCATGAAGCTGAAAGCACGCTGAAGCACCCAGACCACCCTCAGTGTTATTCTGCTGATGGTTGTTTTCAGAAGATGCAGCGAGACGGTGCGCCTAATTTCCAGCAGCACAGACATCAACGACAGAGCCGTGCTACATTCGTCTCGGTGCCTTCGTTAACCAAACAGCAATCAACTCTCAAGAGCGGTGAGGGCATTGCCGGTAGCCATGAAGCCGAAAGCACGTTGAAGCACCCAGACCACCCTCCTCAGCATTGTTCTGCTGATGGGCATTTCCAGAAGATGCAGCGAGACGGTGCGCCTAATTTCCAGCAGCACAGACATCAACGACAGAGCCGTGCTACATTCATCTCAGTGCCTTCGTTAACCAAGCAGCAATCAACTCTCAAGAGCGGCGAGGGCATTGCCGGTAGCCATGAAGCCGAAAGCATGTTGAAGCACCCAGAACACCCTCCTCAGCGTTGTTCTGCTGATGGGCAATTCCAGAAGATGCAGCGAGACGGTGCATCCAACTCCAAGCAGCACAGACATCAACGACAGAGCCATGCTACATTCGCCTCGGTACCTTCGTTAACCAAGCAGCAATCAGCTCTCAAGAGCGACACGGTCAGTGCCGGTAGCTACACTTATCCTATGCTTCTCAAGGAAGTCAGAATTGTCATTGAAAGACTGCCTGCGGCGATATTGTTGGAAACAATGAATGGAGCCAGTGCGGTGGGACCGAGCAGCAGTACGCTTAGTCGTGTGCCAAGGTCTGGGGAGAAAACAAGAAACCAATCAACTTTGACTCAAGCATCATTTTCTGGTAAAGCAAGGTGCAAGGTAGAGAAAGAACTTGGAGCAACTATGGGCACACCCTTAAGAAGTCGTTCATGCCCTGCCATGCAGGCTAGAGCCCATGATGTACCAGGTGATGGAGTGTGTACACGGGCACGATCGGCTAGTGCGCAGCGAAACTTGCGGAGCACAAAGAAAGACAAGCAGCCTACTCGTTATGTGAATGCACAAATCAAAGAAACCTCAACTTGTAAAACGCAACTGAAGAGGCGAAGCATTTCTGGCAACACAGGTAAAAAAAGAGCTGCATTCCTCAAACCTGTCAGTGTTACTGCATCGCCTGTAGCCCAACTAGCTTTACCAGTACTAGCAACACGGACGTACAGAAAGGAACGTAGTCATCAAGGACAAAGGAAAGGCACAAAGCAGAAAGAGAAACTGATGTTAGAGAAACGCCAcactgcttgtggcatggagcAAACGGGTATTCAGCTCATAAGTTCAAAACTTAACATCTTACCTGCAAGGCAACAGAAAGAAACTAAAGGTCTGGGAGAGTGCACTTCCACTATTATTGGCAAGCAGTATTCATTGCGCACCAATAACAAGTCAAGCAATACAGAGTTGAATGCAGCCAGACAGAAATTGGACAACAAAAGTTCACTGTCGGAGCACCAGCACGAGGCTGCAGAAGAGAATAACATTGTCCCTACAGAACATGAATCCAAGCACAGTGAAAGTGCATGTGTGCAAACCAGAAGCGGGGGGCACTATTATCCAAGCAAGAACACTGAACCTAAAGGCAAGCTTGGAGCCAAGTCGTTAGAAGTGTTGCCAGCTAAGCATAAGCTAAACCTGGACAGTGTTCAGAGTGCAGCAAGTGGGAAACAGCAAACAGGTGTTCCACACAGAAGCCGTATGTCCCATGACAACACATTTGCACAGCAGCAGAAAGCAACTGATAGTCGGGAAGAGTGCAGTTCCACCATTAACCAGCAGCGTCCATCATGCACTAGGAGTAAAACGGACAGTGCAGATTCTATACCAGTACCAGCAAAACAGAAATTAGATGGAAAGAAGTCATCAGGGACCCAAAAGAAGCCTGCAAGAAAGAGCAACTGTCACCCTGAAGGACAGGAAGAACGCCGATATAGCACTAGGAGTTGTGCAGTGGCCAGACACAAGCTTGCAACCAAATCATTGCGTGATTTGCCAGCTAAGCACAAATTGAAACTGGGCACTTCTCACTGCACTGCAGGGGGGGATGGCAAGCagcagacagctgctgtacgcaGGAGCTGCACCTCGGGCAAAAGCATGGTTACAAAGCAGGAGAAAGCAACTGCGGATGAAGCACCACAGAGGTCTCCCATAGTCAGATCGCGGCGTGCCTCAAGCGCCAAGTTTAACACTGGCAGTGCAGGGTCAGTGTCAGGCAAAGGTGAACAGAAATTGAGTGTCAGTTCATCAGGACGTCAGGATGACACTGCGAGTCAAAGAAGAGCACCAAAAAGAAAACATTCTTTGGCATCTTCACCTGATTTGTTGCCCATAAAAAAAACATTCAGAGATATTTCTTCAACCAATGTTGCAGCTAGGGCTGATACTGGTTCTACAGCAGGCGAGCAGAAACAAAGTGAAACTTCCACAGGACTTCAAGAGGATGTTTGCTCCAAGAACCAAAGAGAAACATCAATTAAATCTGTAGCCACATCTTCATCTGCAACATTGCCTAAGAAGCCAACCACTGGAGATATTTCTAAAGCTAAAGCTGTGAAAAGTGGTCATGTCAAAAAGCACAGTAATGGCACTGGCAGAAAAAGAGGGAAGCAACAAATGTCAGTAAAAGTTCACAGTACAGGCAGTCATGCAGACTCTCTCAGACAGCACAGTGGTGAAGGTGCTAACACCTCCAAAAGTGAAATACAAGTAGAACAGATGGCATCCGAAAGTCAGACGACACCCGAGTTGGATCTCCCAAGTACATGGAAAATGGGTCACAGTGAACAAGTTGAGCCTTCTACAAAACCAGAACAATGCAAGCGAGGTCGCAGCACAAATGCTCGAAGTCAGGACCCAAAGTCTAAAGCAACTGAATCAACGGAGGCATTGCTGGCAATAACAGCCAGGAAGGGCACTCTGAAACGTAAGGCACAAATCAAGAAGCTGACAGATGCACTGGCAGCGAAGGAAGCTTGCGACGACATTTACCAGTCTCAGGCCTCACCTGCAAACATCCCGGATTACTTCGTTATACAGGAACCGTGGGACGATCTGTCTGATTTCCAGGCATCTAGAATGACAACACCCGTGCCAAATTCCCCTCATCTCAGCCCTGGGAAGAGCCAGTTCTCATTTTCTACTGTAAGCACTGCATCAACATCAGAATCACCTAGAACCATAGCTGCAATCATACAGAGCATCCGGAAGCAAGGTCACGCTGTCAATCTGAAATCCTCAACACCAAAGTCTaggtatacaaaaaaaaatcagaatgTGAAGACGGTGGCACAAGGACTGCGGAATCTGGAGGCCATGCTAGAGAAAGAAAGGCTGAAAGAAAACTGTGAGGATTCCGATGAGGAATCTGAGGACTCAGACTTTGAAAGTAGTCAAGATGATGAACAATTTCCTTTTAACTGA